DNA from Lactobacillus johnsonii:
GAAGTAATTGAGTCTTCGTAAGGAATGTGGAAACCTTGCATCTTATTAAGGTTAACGGCAACAATGTTAGGGTTAACAGTCTTGTAACTTTGATATTCAATATCTTCAGCGACATAACCGTCAATAGTACCTGATTGTAAACTTTGACGCATTGCAGAAAAGCTTCTCATTGCAGGTTCACGCTTAGCACCATGTAATTGTTTGATCAAGTCGTAGTGAAGAGTACCTTGTTGAGCAGTTAATTTAGCTCCCTTAAAGTCATTTAAGCCTTTTGCTTGAGCAAATTTTCCATCTTTGTTGGTAATTACTACGAAAGTACCTTTTCTATAAGGTTCAGAGAAATTGATAGCCTTTCTACGTTCAGCAGTAGGGGACATACCAGCGATAATCAAATCAATCTTTCCAGAAGTTAAGGCTGGTAATAATCCATCCCATTCGGTTTTTTCCACTACTACTTTACGATGAAGCTTTTTACCAATGATTTTTGCAATTTGGACATCATATCCGTTTGCATATTGCTTAGATCCATCAATTGGAACTGCACCATTTGCATCAGTTGTTTGAGTCCAATTGTATGGTGGATAGTTAGCTTCCATACCGATTTTTAGGGGTGCTTCTTTTTTAGCCGCTTCGGTTTGAGTAGAATTAAAGCTAAAACCGATAACTAAACTTAAAATTAGGGCTAATAAAGCACTAAACCATCTTATTTTTGACTTCACTTTGAAATACCTCCAAAAATTATTTCAAATAAAGCCAATACAATAAAAGCGTAAATAAAAAGCCTCGTTGTTTACCAAAAACAACGAGGTTTGAAAATCATCAGTAATTAAACCAAATCATATAGCGCTCCCTGGGGACGACCAGGACAGTATGTAAGATATTCTCTTACATCCCAACAAATTAACTTCACGAAAGAAAATTTATTTCGGCGGTAATCCTAAAATTGACTCTCACTGTATTCGCGTACTCAAGTAAATTCTGTGATTATCGCAACCTCTATTGCATTGGGGATTTATTTAACTGATGAAAAGATTAAACGATTTTTAATCTTTTGTCAAATAAATCCGTGATTTTTTTTGATGTCTTTTTTCTTAATGTCTGAAACATAAGGGTTACCGCTAACGATAAATCTTAATTTCTTCTGAGCCCATTCAGGATCTGACTGATTAATCCCTACTCTTGGAAGGGCAACAATTTTTTCTATTTGGCGTTTGTGATTTATATCAATATCAAAAGGCGAATCGGCCAAATTAACTAAATCCCATTTGCGACTGGTAATCCCTAAGGCTTGCATCATTTTTCCAGGGCCATTAGTCAAAAGTGGCCCTGTTTTACCGCTGCGGTTTTTAATCATCGTGTCAATTCCTGTTAGAGGATCGATCGCTCTGACTAATACTCCTTGCGGTTCACCTTCTTCTTGACAAGAAACGTCAAAGAAAAAATATTGTCTTTGAGAATAAATATATAAACTGCCACCCGGACGATATAAGCCCTCATTTGCGGGACTACGTCTGCCGCCATAAGAATGAGCAGCTCGGTCTTTTACACCGACATAGGCTTCTGCTTCAACAATAGTACCAGATAGAATTTCTTCTCCGTTATTGTAAGACAAGGTTCTACCTAGTAGGTCTTTACTAATTTCGCTTGTAGAACGATTAGTGAAAAATTCTGTGTAATTCATATTAATTTTTCTTTCTAAAAAAAGTTGTACACTCATAATTGAAGATAAATACTAATAGAGAGTGGGGAATTTAACCATGAATGAAATAAAAGTAGTTAGAATATATGACCATGAGCAACCAGCTGGTTATCGAATTTTGGTAGATCGTTTGTGGCCTAGAGGAATGAGCAAGGTAAAGGCTCATTTAGATGAATGGGATAAAGAGATTGGGCCGACTAATGAATTGAGAAAATGGTTTAATCATGAAGACGAAAAATATCCTGAATTCAAGTCTAAGTATATAGCGCAATTAAAAGCTAATCCAGCAACACCAGCTTTTATTAAAGACGTAAAAGAGAAACTAGCCAAAGAAAATGTTCTTTTCTTATATGGAGCTAAAAATAAAAAGTACAACCAAGCAGTTGTACTTAAGGAATTTATTGATCAGCAATTAAGTTAAGGCATTTTCTTACCATGTACATTTTGTCGTACATAGTGAAAAATTATTGTTAAAATAACTGTGCCAAATACAATCCCAGCAAAGATTGTATCAGGTAATTTAAAGTTTAAAGGTGGCAGTGAAATAAGTAGTTTAATCGCAATAATTGAGATTAAGACATAGGCCATAGTTTGAAGCTCTGGAATAATTTCCATTAACTTAATAATGATTTCAGCTATGCCACGCATGCATAAAATTCCAATCATTCCACCGACCAGAACTACTACTGGATTATTTGACATGGCTAAGGCAGCTAAAACTGAGTCAATGGAGAAGACAATATCCATTGATTCAATTGAGATTACAGTTCTCCAAAATAAGGAAAAATGGTGCTTTCTTTTTTTGGAGTTCTTTTTCTTGTGGTTTTCTTTTTTAGCAACCAGCTCAGGGTGGCGAACGTCATAGAAGTATTTGTAAACTAGGTAAAGTAAATATAGGCCCCCTAATAACTTGATTTCCCAGAAGTTAATTAAGTAAGTACCAATTCCAATTACAATGAAACGAAATAAATAGGCTCCCCATAAACCATAAACTAGAGATTTTCTTTGTTCATCTTTAGTGGGTAATACTTGTGTTTGAGCTGCTAGGACAACGGCGTTATCAACGGAAAGTAAACATTCCATCAAAATTAGGGTAAGAATCATCATCCAATCTTGACCGCTAGTTAAGACGTGCGCCCAATTATTAGCGTTAAAAAAAGGTTGATAAAGTTTAATTAGCTGCATTTAGATAGCCTTCTTCGAGATTTATTAAACGTTGTTTTTCTTTCTCTCCCATTCTATAACTTCCTCCCCTATCTGGAGCTAAAACTACACGATGACTTGGAATAAAAATTAAAGATGGGTTTAAAGCTACTGCATGGGCAACGGATCTAACTGAAGTAGAACTATTGATGGAAGCTGCTAGGTCACGATAGGAAATAGTAGTCCCATATGGAATATTTTCAATCATTTTTACAACCTTATTTTGAAATGGCGTCCCAAAGCTTGAATAATCAATTGGAACAGTAAAAGAACGGCGTTTGCCAGCAAAGTATTCTTCTAATTGTTGAACATAAGGAGCAAGTTTTTTTGAGTCTTGAATCAAAATGTGATTAGGATAGAAACCAAGGATAGATGCCTCAATGTTACTATTTTTTGTTCCAACAAATGCTAATCCCAAGCTGCTGATGACTAGTTCATAGATCCATGGTTTAATTTCAACAAAATCATAATAGAAAACTTTTGCTTGGGCAAGTAGCATTTAATCCTAACCTTTCTTTTAATTAATATATTAACTGCACCTTGTACAACAAAAAATAACATAAGGAGGAGAGAAACAAATTAAATAAAATGTTAGTTAAGATAATAGCGGTTATATATATAATTTGTCAAATACTTTTTCAGCAGTAGCAATAATTGTTGAAACTTCTCTGGGAGCTGGTACAGGGGTATTATTGACTACCCAAATTTTTGCATTAGCTTGCCGATAGGCAAGAAGTTGAGCAAAAGGATAAACAACAAAACTGGTTCCAGCAATAATAACTAAATCGCTATCATGAATCTTTTCAACAGATTTTGTGAGTACTTTTTCGTTAATTGGTTCACCGTATAAAACAATCCCTGGGCGAATAATTCCCT
Protein-coding regions in this window:
- a CDS encoding DNA-3-methyladenine glycosylase — protein: MNYTEFFTNRSTSEISKDLLGRTLSYNNGEEILSGTIVEAEAYVGVKDRAAHSYGGRRSPANEGLYRPGGSLYIYSQRQYFFFDVSCQEEGEPQGVLVRAIDPLTGIDTMIKNRSGKTGPLLTNGPGKMMQALGITSRKWDLVNLADSPFDIDINHKRQIEKIVALPRVGINQSDPEWAQKKLRFIVSGNPYVSDIKKKDIKKNHGFI
- a CDS encoding DUF488 domain-containing protein, with the translated sequence MNEIKVVRIYDHEQPAGYRILVDRLWPRGMSKVKAHLDEWDKEIGPTNELRKWFNHEDEKYPEFKSKYIAQLKANPATPAFIKDVKEKLAKENVLFLYGAKNKKYNQAVVLKEFIDQQLS
- a CDS encoding TerC family protein: MQLIKLYQPFFNANNWAHVLTSGQDWMMILTLILMECLLSVDNAVVLAAQTQVLPTKDEQRKSLVYGLWGAYLFRFIVIGIGTYLINFWEIKLLGGLYLLYLVYKYFYDVRHPELVAKKENHKKKNSKKRKHHFSLFWRTVISIESMDIVFSIDSVLAALAMSNNPVVVLVGGMIGILCMRGIAEIIIKLMEIIPELQTMAYVLISIIAIKLLISLPPLNFKLPDTIFAGIVFGTVILTIIFHYVRQNVHGKKMP
- a CDS encoding methylated-DNA--[protein]-cysteine S-methyltransferase; the protein is MLLAQAKVFYYDFVEIKPWIYELVISSLGLAFVGTKNSNIEASILGFYPNHILIQDSKKLAPYVQQLEEYFAGKRRSFTVPIDYSSFGTPFQNKVVKMIENIPYGTTISYRDLAASINSSTSVRSVAHAVALNPSLIFIPSHRVVLAPDRGGSYRMGEKEKQRLINLEEGYLNAAN